A window of the Proteus terrae subsp. cibarius genome harbors these coding sequences:
- the lptA gene encoding lipopolysaccharide ABC transporter substrate-binding protein LptA, whose protein sequence is MNQKIRNTLIIGTLLAISVPAMALKDDTQQPIVVNSEKQSLDLEKNVTTFTQNVVIKQGSIDIRADKVVVTRPGGDSKRIVIEAFGNPVTFYQLQDDGKPIKGRGEKMTYEMDKELMTLTGKAYLEQLDSNITGDKITYLVPTQQMEAFSGKGKQVTTVLLPSQLQEKGPGVNNKGK, encoded by the coding sequence ATGAATCAAAAAATCCGTAATACACTGATTATCGGTACACTTTTAGCGATAAGTGTACCTGCGATGGCGCTTAAAGATGACACACAACAACCTATTGTTGTGAACTCAGAGAAACAGTCGCTTGATCTAGAAAAAAACGTCACAACCTTTACGCAAAATGTTGTGATCAAACAAGGTTCTATCGATATTCGTGCTGATAAAGTTGTTGTCACACGCCCAGGCGGTGACTCCAAAAGGATCGTAATAGAAGCGTTTGGTAACCCTGTGACTTTTTATCAGTTACAAGATGATGGTAAACCTATCAAAGGTCGTGGCGAGAAAATGACCTATGAAATGGATAAAGAGTTAATGACCTTAACGGGTAAAGCCTATCTTGAACAATTAGACAGTAATATCACCGGTGATAAGATCACTTATCTCGTCCCAACTCAGCAAATGGAAGCTTTTAGCGGTAAAGGTAAACAAGTGACTACTGTTTTACTGCCTTCCCAGTTGCAAGAGAAAGGCCCTGGTGTTAACAACAAAGGTAAGTAA
- the lptB gene encoding LPS export ABC transporter ATP-binding protein, which produces MALLKAENLAKAYKGRTVVGDVSLNVNSGEIVGLLGPNGAGKTTTFYMVVGIVARDAGSITIDDEDITLLPLHERARKGIGYLPQEASIFRRLSVYDNIMGILEIRHDLTPEERKDRAEELLEEFNVSHLRNSLGQSLSGGERRRVEIARALAANPKFILLDEPFAGVDPISVLDIKKIIQHLRDYGLGVLITDHNVRETLDVCERAYIVSQGHLIAHGSPEEILENEQVKRVYLGEGFRL; this is translated from the coding sequence ATGGCGCTGTTAAAAGCTGAAAATTTAGCAAAAGCATACAAAGGGCGCACCGTTGTCGGTGATGTGAGCCTAAACGTTAATTCAGGTGAGATTGTCGGCTTACTTGGACCCAATGGTGCAGGTAAAACAACCACATTTTATATGGTTGTTGGCATTGTAGCTCGTGATGCAGGTAGTATTACAATTGATGATGAAGACATTACGCTGTTACCGTTACATGAACGAGCACGTAAAGGCATTGGCTATCTTCCTCAAGAAGCGTCTATTTTTAGACGCTTAAGCGTTTATGACAACATTATGGGGATCTTAGAAATCCGCCATGATCTAACGCCTGAAGAACGAAAAGACCGTGCAGAAGAGCTGCTCGAAGAGTTTAATGTCAGCCACTTACGTAACAGCTTAGGGCAATCATTATCAGGGGGTGAACGCCGTCGTGTTGAAATCGCACGGGCATTGGCCGCAAACCCTAAATTCATTTTATTAGATGAACCTTTTGCAGGTGTTGACCCTATTTCCGTATTAGATATTAAAAAAATTATCCAGCATCTACGTGATTATGGACTAGGTGTACTGATTACTGACCATAACGTTCGTGAAACATTAGATGTGTGTGAACGTGCTTATATCGTCAGCCAAGGTCACCTTATTGCTCATGGTTCACCAGAAGAAATTCTTGAAAATGAGCAAGTTAAACGTGTTTACTTAGGTGAAGGCTTCCGCCTGTAA
- the hpf gene encoding ribosome hibernation promoting factor: MELQITGHNIELTDALRDTVKAKSAKLPQFFDKINNVQVILKVEKVNKIAEATIQVNGGELHASAEAEDMYAAIDGLMDKLARQLTKHKDKLRQH, translated from the coding sequence ATGGAACTTCAAATCACTGGTCATAATATTGAATTAACCGATGCTCTGCGTGATACAGTCAAAGCAAAAAGCGCGAAATTACCTCAGTTCTTTGACAAAATTAATAACGTTCAGGTGATCCTGAAAGTCGAGAAAGTTAATAAAATCGCGGAAGCGACCATTCAAGTTAATGGCGGTGAGTTGCATGCCTCTGCAGAAGCAGAAGATATGTACGCAGCAATTGATGGATTAATGGATAAGCTGGCTCGTCAATTAACCAAACACAAAGATAAACTGAGACAACATTAA
- the rpoN gene encoding RNA polymerase factor sigma-54, translating to MKQSLQLRLSQQLAMTPQLQQAIRLLQLSTLELQQEIQQALESNPLLEQDDDQQDPVSDDTSHTESQSDSTKTTTENEVEEFDTLDALEQKEMPDDLPLDTQWEEIYTAGTPSGTSNDYTDDELPLYQGETTTSLQDYLTWQADLTPFSETDRAIAISIIDAIDETGYLTVTTDDILAGMGDDELELDEVEAVLKRIQRFDPIGVAARDLKECLLIQLSAFSTETPYLKETQLVISQYLELLGNRDFRQLMRQTKLREETLKSVIEMIQSLDPKPGLSIDTGESEYVIPDILVKKSGERWQVELNTDSIPRLRINETYAALGQSTQNESDGKFIRDNLQEAKWLIKSLESRNETLLKVAHCIVDTQQAFFELGEEHMKPLVLADIAEQVEMHESTISRVTTQKFLHCPRGIFELKYFFSSHVNTDSGGEASSTAIRALVKKLIAAENPAKPLSDSKLADMLGELGIQVARRTVAKYRESLSIPPSNQRKELV from the coding sequence ATGAAACAAAGTCTGCAACTTCGTCTTAGTCAGCAACTGGCAATGACGCCACAGCTACAACAGGCTATTCGTTTGTTGCAACTTTCGACGCTTGAATTACAACAAGAAATTCAGCAAGCACTTGAGTCTAATCCACTTCTAGAACAAGACGATGATCAACAAGATCCCGTTTCAGATGATACCTCTCATACAGAAAGTCAGTCAGACTCCACAAAAACAACAACTGAAAACGAAGTTGAAGAGTTCGATACACTGGATGCTTTAGAGCAAAAAGAGATGCCTGATGATCTCCCTTTAGATACTCAATGGGAAGAAATCTACACCGCAGGCACACCTTCTGGCACCAGTAATGACTATACTGATGATGAACTTCCACTGTATCAAGGCGAAACAACCACTTCATTGCAAGATTATCTAACCTGGCAGGCTGATCTCACTCCATTTTCAGAAACAGACAGAGCAATTGCGATAAGTATTATTGATGCTATTGATGAAACAGGATATTTAACTGTCACAACAGATGACATCCTTGCTGGAATGGGCGATGATGAGCTAGAGCTTGATGAAGTCGAAGCTGTATTAAAACGTATCCAACGCTTTGATCCTATTGGTGTTGCTGCGCGTGATTTAAAAGAGTGTCTTTTGATTCAGCTATCCGCTTTTTCAACAGAAACACCTTATCTTAAAGAAACGCAGTTAGTGATTAGCCAATATTTAGAGTTGCTAGGTAACCGTGATTTTCGCCAATTGATGCGTCAAACGAAGTTACGAGAAGAGACACTTAAATCTGTTATTGAGATGATCCAGTCTCTTGATCCTAAGCCCGGATTAAGTATTGATACAGGCGAGTCAGAGTATGTTATTCCAGATATACTGGTAAAAAAATCAGGTGAACGCTGGCAAGTTGAGTTAAATACAGATAGCATTCCTCGCCTACGAATAAATGAGACCTATGCGGCATTGGGTCAATCGACTCAAAATGAGAGCGATGGAAAATTTATTCGTGACAATTTACAAGAAGCCAAATGGCTGATAAAAAGTCTAGAAAGCCGTAATGAGACATTATTAAAAGTCGCTCATTGCATTGTTGACACACAGCAAGCATTTTTCGAATTGGGTGAAGAGCATATGAAACCCCTTGTGTTAGCAGATATTGCTGAGCAGGTTGAAATGCACGAATCCACCATTTCTCGAGTGACAACGCAAAAATTTTTGCATTGTCCAAGAGGAATTTTCGAATTGAAGTATTTTTTCTCTAGCCATGTGAATACTGATAGCGGAGGCGAAGCCTCTTCAACAGCAATCAGGGCTTTAGTGAAGAAACTAATCGCAGCAGAAAACCCAGCGAAACCACTTAGTGATAGTAAACTGGCTGATATGCTCGGAGAGCTTGGAATACAAGTTGCTCGACGCACTGTTGCGAAGTATAGAGAGTCATTATCCATCCCGCCTTCAAATCAACGCAAAGAGTTGGTTTGA
- the kdsC gene encoding 3-deoxy-manno-octulosonate-8-phosphatase KdsC, with product MNTMIETCYGAVSEQIIKKAEKIQLLICDVDGVMSDGLIYMGNNGEELKAFNVRDGYGIRCLLTSGIEVAIITGRQSKLLEDRAKTLGITYLYQGQHNKLLAYQQLLDTLNLKSEQTAYIGDDLIDLPVMEKVGLSVAVADAHPLLTPRANYVTRIAGGRGAVRELCDLILLAQGRLEEAKGLSI from the coding sequence ATGAATACAATGATAGAAACTTGTTATGGTGCAGTAAGTGAGCAAATCATCAAAAAAGCAGAAAAAATCCAATTGCTGATTTGTGATGTTGATGGTGTGATGTCGGACGGACTCATTTACATGGGCAATAATGGCGAAGAATTAAAAGCCTTTAATGTCCGTGATGGGTATGGCATCCGTTGTTTGCTCACATCTGGCATTGAGGTTGCTATCATTACAGGTCGTCAGTCTAAACTGTTAGAAGATCGTGCTAAAACCCTTGGCATTACATATCTTTACCAAGGTCAGCATAATAAGCTTTTGGCGTATCAACAACTGTTAGATACACTAAACCTTAAATCTGAACAAACAGCCTATATTGGTGACGACCTGATTGATTTACCTGTAATGGAAAAAGTGGGACTTTCTGTCGCCGTGGCTGATGCACATCCATTACTTACACCTCGTGCAAATTACGTGACACGCATTGCGGGTGGTCGTGGTGCAGTACGAGAATTGTGTGATTTAATCCTTTTAGCGCAAGGTCGGCTTGAAGAAGCTAAAGGTCTTTCGATTTAA
- the ptsN gene encoding PTS IIA-like nitrogen regulatory protein PtsN, with protein sequence MNNDTKMNISDVLSLACTHNDVHCTSKKRALEIISESAAKALNLPETLIFEALLTREKVGTTGIGGGLAIPHGRIESDETEKVVGVFLHLSEPIAFDAIDNQPVDLLFALLVPATQCKEHLHTLSLIAKQLADKNLCRRLRSAQSDEELYQIITE encoded by the coding sequence ATGAACAACGATACAAAGATGAATATTAGCGACGTACTTTCTCTGGCATGTACGCATAATGATGTACATTGCACGAGTAAAAAGCGCGCGTTAGAAATTATCAGTGAAAGTGCAGCAAAAGCACTTAATTTACCCGAAACACTGATATTTGAAGCTTTATTGACGCGTGAAAAAGTCGGTACAACAGGGATTGGGGGGGGGTTAGCTATCCCTCATGGACGTATTGAAAGTGATGAAACAGAAAAAGTAGTTGGTGTGTTTCTTCACCTAAGCGAACCTATTGCCTTCGACGCTATTGATAATCAACCTGTCGACTTGTTGTTCGCATTACTCGTTCCTGCGACACAATGTAAGGAACATTTACACACACTGTCTTTGATTGCAAAACAGTTGGCAGACAAAAACTTATGTCGCCGACTACGCTCCGCACAAAGTGATGAAGAGCTTTATCAGATTATCACAGAATAA
- the kdsD gene encoding arabinose-5-phosphate isomerase KdsD: MTEFDFQQAGKKVLHIERDGLAELEQYINDDFTLACEKIFHCQGRVIVMGMGKSGHIGHKIAATFASTGTPSFFVHPGEASHGDLGMVTEKDIVLAISNSGEASEILALIPVLKRKQITLICMTRTPQSTMGKASDIHLCIKVPKEACPLGLAPTTSTTATLVMGDALAIALLRARGFTAEDFALSHPGGALGRKLLLHVSDLMNKEADIPRVTKDATLREALVEITRKKLGMTVICDDSMLINGIFTDGDLRRIFDLGIDLNNAKISDVMTRGGIRIRPDCLAVEALNLMQAKHITSLLVTEQDSDILLGVLHMHDLLQAGVV; encoded by the coding sequence ATGACCGAGTTTGATTTTCAGCAAGCAGGTAAAAAAGTCCTTCATATTGAGCGTGATGGGTTAGCTGAACTAGAACAATACATCAATGATGACTTCACTCTTGCCTGTGAAAAAATTTTCCACTGCCAAGGTAGAGTCATTGTTATGGGTATGGGTAAATCTGGCCATATTGGACATAAAATTGCGGCTACATTCGCCAGCACAGGAACACCTTCTTTCTTTGTTCATCCCGGCGAAGCAAGCCATGGTGACTTAGGCATGGTGACAGAAAAAGATATCGTTCTGGCAATTTCAAACTCAGGTGAAGCCAGCGAGATCCTCGCGCTGATCCCAGTACTTAAACGTAAACAGATAACACTGATTTGTATGACACGCACTCCTCAAAGTACAATGGGGAAAGCGTCTGATATTCATCTTTGTATCAAAGTACCTAAAGAAGCCTGTCCTTTAGGACTTGCACCAACAACCAGTACAACCGCAACCTTGGTAATGGGTGATGCACTCGCGATCGCACTGTTACGTGCCCGTGGTTTTACTGCTGAAGATTTTGCGCTTTCTCATCCAGGTGGGGCATTAGGTCGTAAATTACTCCTTCATGTCAGTGATTTAATGAATAAAGAAGCGGATATTCCACGCGTCACTAAAGACGCCACTTTACGTGAAGCTCTTGTCGAGATAACCCGTAAAAAATTAGGTATGACCGTTATTTGTGATGATAGTATGCTGATCAACGGCATCTTTACTGACGGTGATTTACGAAGAATATTTGATTTAGGGATAGATCTTAACAATGCCAAAATATCAGATGTTATGACAAGAGGCGGTATTCGTATTCGCCCCGATTGTTTGGCGGTTGAAGCACTGAATTTAATGCAAGCAAAACATATCACCTCCCTATTAGTAACAGAACAAGATAGTGATATCCTGTTAGGTGTTTTACATATGCATGATTTATTACAGGCTGGTGTTGTATAA
- the lptC gene encoding LPS export ABC transporter periplasmic protein LptC, whose product MNKLKSWFTLILAIIALGLIGWNYTNNTEFGDGEIVDDGQPTYQSKSSISFVYEPTGILGYKLVADDVKNYAQQKFTWFTNPVLTTYSPTGDATWTVRANKAKLTNSKMLYLYGDVQIDSLTDDSQLQRISTDNAIANLDTQDVSSDDEVTIIGVGLKSVGLKMRGNLREKRAELIEKVNTYYEIPNESKNP is encoded by the coding sequence ATGAATAAATTAAAATCCTGGTTTACCTTAATTCTTGCCATTATCGCCCTCGGGCTGATTGGCTGGAACTATACTAATAACACTGAATTCGGTGATGGTGAGATTGTTGATGATGGTCAGCCAACCTATCAATCCAAATCATCGATATCTTTTGTTTACGAGCCAACAGGTATACTCGGATATAAACTTGTTGCTGATGATGTCAAAAACTATGCTCAGCAAAAGTTTACATGGTTTACTAACCCTGTCTTAACTACCTATTCACCGACAGGGGATGCAACATGGACAGTACGCGCAAATAAAGCCAAGCTAACAAACAGTAAAATGCTCTATCTTTATGGCGATGTTCAAATTGATAGCTTAACGGATGATTCTCAGCTACAGAGAATAAGCACAGACAATGCTATTGCAAATTTGGATACACAGGATGTTTCCTCTGATGATGAAGTGACTATTATCGGCGTCGGACTGAAATCAGTCGGCTTAAAAATGCGAGGCAATCTGCGCGAGAAACGTGCAGAGCTGATTGAAAAGGTAAACACCTATTATGAGATCCCTAATGAATCAAAAAATCCGTAA